One part of the Segnochrobactrum spirostomi genome encodes these proteins:
- the attM gene encoding AttM family quorum-quenching N-acyl homoserine lactonase has translation MSDIELHMFQSGTLRCKVHNIKMNQGLNEDYEIPVPWYLIKHPKGIVVIDGGNAVECATDPRGHWGGICDVYWPVMKESDGCVAQLAKMGIGADQVTHVVQSHLHLDHTGAIGRFPNAVHIVQRREYEYGFTPDWYAAGGYIRKDFDRPGLKWEFLEGEATDGYDLFDDGTLKMIFTPGHAPGHQSFLITLPKTGPILLTVDAAYTLDHWNEKALPGFLASTVDTVRSVQKLRTLAAKTGAKVVTGHDPEAWPAFKQSPGFYD, from the coding sequence ATGAGCGATATCGAGCTCCATATGTTCCAGAGCGGGACGCTCCGCTGCAAAGTCCACAACATCAAGATGAACCAGGGTCTCAACGAGGATTATGAGATCCCCGTGCCCTGGTATCTGATCAAGCACCCGAAGGGCATCGTCGTCATCGACGGCGGCAATGCGGTCGAGTGCGCCACCGACCCGCGCGGCCATTGGGGCGGCATCTGCGACGTCTATTGGCCGGTGATGAAGGAGAGCGACGGCTGCGTGGCCCAGCTCGCCAAGATGGGCATCGGCGCCGATCAGGTCACTCATGTGGTCCAGTCGCACCTGCACCTCGACCACACCGGCGCGATCGGCCGCTTCCCGAACGCGGTCCACATCGTGCAGCGGCGTGAGTACGAATACGGCTTCACGCCGGATTGGTACGCGGCCGGCGGCTACATCCGGAAGGACTTCGACCGCCCGGGCCTGAAGTGGGAGTTCCTCGAGGGCGAGGCCACCGACGGCTACGACCTGTTCGACGACGGCACGCTGAAGATGATCTTCACGCCCGGCCACGCGCCGGGGCATCAGTCGTTCCTCATCACCCTGCCGAAGACGGGGCCGATCCTGCTCACGGTCGACGCCGCCTACACCCTCGACCATTGGAACGAGAAGGCCCTGCCGGGCTTCCTCGCCTCGACGGTCGATACGGTGCGTTCGGTGCAGAAGCTGCGGACGCTCGCCGCCAAGACCGGCGCGAAGGTCGTCACCGGCCACGATCCCGAGGCATGGCCGGCGTTCAAGCAATCGCCCGGCTTCTACGACTGA
- a CDS encoding alpha/beta fold hydrolase has protein sequence MPTFTSDGLTLSYSDDGEGEPILLIHGFASNRNVNWRHTGWIDTLTKAGRRVIAIDNRGHGESEKPHDPALYRSPLMAGDARRLIEHLGFERADVMGYSMGARISAFLALAAPERVRSVIFGGLGSGLVDGVGPWEPIVEALEAPSIDAVTHRTGMMFRKFAEQTGADLRALAACMRASRQSLSPEEVGRITAPALVAVGTRDVIAGSAEELARLLPHGEALEIPDRDHMLAVGDKVYKAGVLAFLERRP, from the coding sequence ATGCCGACGTTCACGTCCGACGGTCTGACGCTCAGCTATTCCGACGATGGGGAGGGTGAGCCGATCCTGTTGATCCACGGCTTCGCCTCGAACCGGAACGTCAATTGGCGCCACACCGGCTGGATCGACACCCTGACCAAGGCCGGCCGGCGCGTCATCGCGATCGACAATCGCGGCCACGGCGAGAGCGAGAAGCCGCACGATCCGGCGCTCTACCGCTCGCCTTTGATGGCGGGCGATGCGCGGCGGTTGATCGAGCATCTCGGCTTCGAGCGGGCCGACGTGATGGGCTATTCGATGGGCGCCCGCATCAGCGCCTTTCTGGCGCTCGCCGCGCCCGAGCGGGTGCGCAGCGTCATCTTCGGCGGGCTCGGGTCCGGCCTCGTCGACGGCGTCGGGCCGTGGGAGCCGATCGTCGAGGCGCTGGAGGCGCCGTCGATCGACGCGGTGACGCACCGCACCGGCATGATGTTCCGCAAGTTCGCCGAGCAGACCGGCGCGGATCTCCGGGCGCTCGCCGCCTGCATGCGCGCGAGCCGACAATCGCTGTCGCCGGAGGAGGTCGGCCGCATCACCGCGCCGGCGCTCGTCGCAGTCGGCACGCGGGACGTCATCGCCGGCTCGGCCGAAGAGCTCGCCCGGCTGCTGCCGCACGGCGAGGCCCTGGAGATCCCCGACCGCGATCACATGCTCGCGGTCGGCGACAAGGTCTATAAGGCCGGCGTCCTCGCTTTCCTCGAACGCCGGCCGTGA
- a CDS encoding MFS transporter — protein sequence MVDRARIVPFLVACTIGMEMIDSTVISTALPAIARDFGVAPLTLSVAVTTYMLSLAIFIPISGWVADRFGARRVFQVAILVFLVGSVACALSHTLPEFVAARALQGLGGSMMTPVGRLVLVRTVPKERMVDAMALVAMPALVGPLIGPPLGGFIVTHFTWRWIFLINVPLGVVGLVLGALLIPRDEGSTADRFDSLGFMLTAVGFSMAMFGLETAGRGFLPAYGSVALVAGGALFLGLYLRHARRTEHPVLDLALIAIPTFRKTVLGGFLSRVGIGSLAVLAPLMLQIAYGFSPLEAGIIAVSAALGAMGSKPAVPHIIRTWGFRKTLVRFSFITGLSIVPLGLTRPDLVPLATVAVLVATGVTRSVLFTTMQTLTYADVPPPQMSQATSFASMIQQLSLATGVAVGSLIVHVLTRIGFEEAGHAAPGAFAIAFAIIGILSASSVLSFASLPANAGASYVPKRRGRASRHAPAASTAALEGTVQETVQESPDADDEHDAPARRRHA from the coding sequence ATGGTCGATCGCGCCCGCATCGTTCCCTTTCTCGTCGCCTGCACCATCGGCATGGAGATGATCGATTCCACGGTCATCTCCACCGCGCTGCCGGCGATCGCGCGGGATTTCGGCGTCGCGCCGCTGACGCTCTCGGTCGCAGTCACGACCTACATGCTGAGCCTCGCGATCTTCATTCCGATCTCGGGCTGGGTCGCCGACCGGTTCGGTGCGCGGCGGGTGTTCCAGGTGGCGATTCTGGTCTTCCTGGTCGGCTCCGTCGCCTGCGCCCTGTCGCACACGCTGCCGGAATTTGTCGCCGCCCGGGCGCTCCAGGGGCTCGGCGGCTCGATGATGACGCCGGTCGGCCGCCTCGTGCTGGTGCGCACGGTGCCGAAGGAGCGCATGGTCGATGCGATGGCACTCGTCGCCATGCCGGCGCTCGTCGGACCGCTGATCGGCCCGCCGCTCGGCGGTTTCATCGTCACCCATTTCACGTGGCGGTGGATCTTCCTCATCAACGTGCCGCTCGGCGTCGTCGGCCTCGTGCTCGGCGCGCTTCTCATTCCCCGTGACGAGGGATCGACGGCCGATCGCTTCGATTCCCTCGGCTTCATGCTGACGGCGGTCGGCTTCTCGATGGCGATGTTCGGGCTCGAGACCGCCGGCCGCGGCTTCCTGCCGGCCTATGGCTCGGTCGCCCTCGTCGCTGGCGGCGCCCTCTTTCTCGGCCTCTATCTCCGCCATGCCCGCCGCACCGAGCATCCGGTGCTCGATCTCGCGCTGATCGCCATCCCGACCTTCCGCAAGACGGTGCTCGGCGGCTTCCTCTCGCGCGTCGGCATCGGTTCGCTCGCCGTGCTGGCGCCGCTGATGTTGCAGATCGCCTATGGCTTCTCGCCGCTCGAGGCCGGCATCATCGCGGTGTCCGCCGCGCTCGGGGCGATGGGCTCGAAGCCGGCGGTGCCGCACATCATCCGCACCTGGGGCTTCCGCAAGACGCTGGTGCGCTTCTCCTTCATCACCGGCCTGTCGATCGTGCCGCTCGGCCTGACGCGGCCGGATCTCGTGCCGCTCGCGACCGTGGCCGTCCTCGTCGCGACCGGCGTGACGCGCTCCGTCCTGTTCACCACCATGCAGACGCTGACCTATGCCGACGTGCCGCCGCCGCAGATGAGCCAGGCGACGAGCTTCGCGAGCATGATCCAGCAATTGTCGCTGGCGACCGGCGTCGCCGTCGGCTCGCTCATCGTGCATGTGCTGACGCGTATCGGCTTCGAGGAGGCAGGCCACGCCGCGCCGGGCGCCTTCGCCATCGCCTTCGCCATCATCGGGATTCTGTCGGCGAGCTCGGTCCTCTCGTTCGCGAGCCTTCCCGCCAACGCCGGGGCGAGCTATGTCCCGAAGCGTCGCGGCCGGGCGAGCCGTCATGCGCCGGCCGCCTCCACGGCCGCGCTCGAAGGCACCGTCCAGGAGACGGTGCAGGAATCGCCGGACGCCGACGACGAGCACGACGCGCCCGCGCGGCGCCGGCACGCCTGA
- a CDS encoding haloacid dehalogenase-like hydrolase, with protein MPDSTPDAIAAALAHWPSDAARRLAETIRRHAGTGAYAVFDMDNTLYRNDIEEALLPFLEAREIVTRETMDPSLAVVPFADEDGRRESLVGYYYRLCEIDDKVGYPWLAQIFAGLKVGDLAGHVAALLGSDEPLVATRFAGGRWIEEEIHRPAIFPAMVELVAALRAHDIAVYIVSAAHEELARVIGCDPVYGFGLPAENVIGVSTLLKDRAAGTVTTARKLMAEGLYHPDAVRDLELTATLWTPTTWMSGKVAAVREYIDLWRKAVVVAGDSPASDGYMLLQNVDIEQGGQRIWVDRSPVHRSALERQWIAPAAARQAALGEPVTADRNWIFVTPDALFVRAAA; from the coding sequence ATGCCCGACAGCACCCCGGATGCGATCGCCGCCGCCCTCGCCCATTGGCCGTCGGACGCGGCCCGGCGCCTCGCCGAAACCATCCGCCGCCATGCCGGAACGGGCGCCTACGCGGTGTTCGACATGGACAACACGCTCTATCGCAACGACATCGAGGAGGCGCTGTTGCCCTTCCTCGAAGCGCGCGAAATCGTGACCCGGGAGACGATGGATCCCTCGCTCGCCGTGGTGCCGTTCGCCGACGAGGACGGCCGGCGCGAGAGCCTCGTCGGCTATTATTACCGGCTGTGCGAGATCGACGACAAAGTCGGCTATCCCTGGCTCGCTCAGATCTTCGCCGGGTTGAAGGTCGGCGATCTCGCCGGCCACGTCGCCGCGCTCTTGGGAAGCGACGAGCCGCTCGTCGCCACCCGGTTCGCGGGCGGGCGCTGGATCGAGGAGGAGATCCACCGTCCGGCGATCTTCCCGGCGATGGTCGAGCTCGTCGCCGCGCTCCGCGCCCACGACATCGCCGTCTACATCGTCTCCGCCGCCCACGAGGAGCTCGCCCGCGTCATCGGCTGCGATCCCGTCTACGGGTTCGGGCTGCCGGCGGAGAACGTCATCGGCGTCTCGACGCTCCTCAAGGACCGCGCCGCCGGCACCGTCACCACCGCGCGCAAGCTGATGGCGGAGGGGCTTTATCATCCGGACGCCGTCCGCGACCTCGAACTCACCGCGACGCTGTGGACACCGACGACCTGGATGTCGGGCAAGGTCGCCGCGGTGCGGGAATATATCGACCTCTGGCGCAAGGCCGTCGTGGTCGCTGGCGATTCCCCGGCGAGCGACGGCTACATGCTCCTGCAGAACGTCGATATCGAGCAGGGTGGCCAGCGCATCTGGGTCGATCGCAGCCCCGTGCACCGCAGCGCCCTCGAGCGCCAGTGGATCGCACCCGCGGCCGCTCGCCAGGCGGCCCTCGGCGAACCCGTCACCGCCGACCGCAACTGGATCTTCGTCACCCCGGACGCGCTGTTCGTCCGCGCCGCCGCGTGA
- a CDS encoding zinc-finger domain-containing protein, giving the protein MSDHVVPHFHNDAGIDSIRIGTRRFMCVGAKPPFDHPHVFLDMGDEDEKICPYCSTLYRFDPSLDAHQAVPADCVWEPAHA; this is encoded by the coding sequence ATGTCCGACCACGTCGTCCCTCACTTCCACAACGACGCCGGGATCGACTCCATCCGGATCGGAACGCGCCGCTTCATGTGCGTCGGCGCCAAGCCGCCGTTCGACCACCCGCACGTCTTCCTCGACATGGGCGACGAGGACGAGAAGATCTGCCCCTATTGCTCGACGCTCTATCGCTTCGATCCGAGCCTCGACGCCCATCAGGCCGTGCCGGCCGATTGCGTCTGGGAACCGGCGCACGCCTGA
- a CDS encoding FAD-dependent monooxygenase has product MARPIVIAGGGIGGLTAALALARRGIRTTLIEDSPVLSEVGAGIQVTPNAYAVLDSLGLGSVLAAYATVPEAVRLVAAETGRTLATVPLGATVRERFGFPYFVVHRADLISVLASAAEAETKIELRLGNPLIDAHIKDGGVFVETLHAPIEAAALIGADGIWSKVRTRVLRGAHAEYSGRIAFRATIPLEHAADWMRRETGAWLGSNAHLVHYPIAGGRLLNLIAVAQTERSAEDSIAPTPGEEVIRRFADFADPAASLIRAADVWTGWPLATVPATAWTEGPVALLGDAAHAMVPFMAQGAAMAIEDAAVLAAKMATIPDAPAAFAAYAAERRHRVRAVARASRSTGQIYHLTGLSKIARDTVLAATPPGRLLARLDWIYGWRPPA; this is encoded by the coding sequence ATGGCGCGCCCGATCGTCATCGCGGGCGGCGGGATCGGCGGCCTGACAGCCGCCCTCGCGCTCGCGCGCCGCGGCATCCGCACGACCCTGATCGAGGATTCACCGGTGCTGAGCGAAGTCGGCGCCGGCATTCAGGTGACGCCGAACGCCTACGCCGTGCTCGATTCGCTCGGGCTCGGCAGCGTCCTGGCCGCCTATGCGACGGTTCCCGAAGCGGTGCGCCTGGTCGCGGCGGAGACGGGGCGGACGCTTGCGACCGTTCCCCTCGGCGCCACGGTGCGCGAGCGGTTCGGCTTTCCCTATTTCGTCGTCCACCGCGCCGACCTGATCTCCGTGCTCGCGAGCGCCGCCGAGGCGGAGACGAAGATCGAGCTTCGGCTCGGTAACCCGCTCATCGACGCGCACATCAAGGACGGCGGCGTCTTCGTCGAGACGCTGCACGCGCCGATCGAGGCCGCGGCCCTGATCGGGGCGGACGGTATCTGGTCGAAGGTGCGCACCCGCGTTCTGCGCGGCGCCCACGCCGAATATTCCGGGCGCATCGCGTTCCGAGCCACGATCCCGCTCGAACACGCGGCGGACTGGATGCGGCGCGAGACCGGCGCGTGGCTCGGCTCGAATGCGCACTTGGTGCATTATCCGATCGCAGGCGGGCGCCTCCTCAACCTCATCGCCGTAGCCCAGACCGAACGCTCGGCCGAGGACAGCATCGCCCCGACGCCGGGCGAAGAGGTGATCCGCCGGTTCGCGGATTTCGCCGATCCCGCCGCTTCGCTGATCCGCGCCGCGGACGTGTGGACCGGCTGGCCCCTTGCGACCGTGCCGGCGACGGCGTGGACGGAAGGCCCCGTGGCGCTCCTCGGCGACGCGGCGCACGCGATGGTCCCGTTCATGGCCCAAGGCGCGGCGATGGCGATCGAGGACGCCGCGGTGCTCGCCGCCAAGATGGCGACGATCCCCGACGCACCGGCGGCGTTCGCGGCCTATGCGGCGGAGCGGCGCCACCGCGTCCGCGCGGTCGCCCGTGCATCGCGCTCGACGGGCCAGATCTATCATCTGACCGGGCTGTCGAAGATCGCCCGCGACACCGTGCTCGCCGCGACGCCGCCGGGCCGATTGCTGGCGCGGCTCGATTGGATCTATGGGTGGCGGCCGCCGGCTTGA
- a CDS encoding competence/damage-inducible protein A, producing the protein MSAANDPRGEDAVTAAVLVIGDEILSGRTKDKNIGFIADYLTALGIDLMEVRVVPDIEDRIVAALNALRADYTYVFTTGGIGPTHDDITADAVAKAFAVPIGVDPRAVAMMRERYSDADLTPARLRMARIPAGAELIANPVSKAPGFRIGNVHVMAGVPSIMQAMMDSLAPTLKTGRRMLSETIEAGVGEGAIAEAFAAIAAANPDTILGSYPFHDGTRFSTRLVVRARDPERLAAVAAEVTAMVAALPSKP; encoded by the coding sequence ATGAGCGCAGCGAACGACCCGCGCGGCGAGGATGCCGTGACCGCCGCCGTCCTCGTCATCGGCGACGAGATCCTGTCGGGGCGCACCAAGGACAAGAATATCGGCTTTATCGCCGATTATCTGACCGCCCTCGGCATCGACCTCATGGAAGTCCGCGTCGTGCCGGACATCGAGGACCGCATCGTCGCGGCGCTGAACGCGCTCCGGGCGGACTACACCTATGTCTTCACCACCGGCGGCATCGGCCCGACCCACGACGACATCACGGCGGACGCGGTCGCCAAGGCGTTCGCCGTGCCGATCGGCGTCGATCCGCGCGCCGTCGCCATGATGCGGGAACGCTACAGCGACGCCGATCTGACGCCGGCGCGCCTGCGCATGGCCCGCATTCCGGCCGGTGCCGAGCTCATCGCCAACCCGGTCTCGAAGGCGCCCGGCTTCCGCATCGGCAACGTCCACGTGATGGCGGGCGTGCCATCCATCATGCAGGCGATGATGGACAGCCTCGCGCCGACGCTGAAGACCGGCCGCCGCATGCTGTCCGAGACCATCGAGGCCGGCGTCGGCGAAGGCGCCATCGCCGAGGCCTTCGCCGCCATCGCCGCGGCCAACCCGGACACCATCCTCGGGTCCTATCCCTTCCACGACGGCACCCGGTTCTCGACGCGGCTCGTCGTGCGCGCCCGCGACCCCGAGCGGCTCGCGGCCGTCGCCGCCGAGGTGACGGCGATGGTCGCGGCGCTTCCTTCCAAACCCTGA
- the gpt gene encoding xanthine phosphoribosyltransferase, whose amino-acid sequence MTHPGPDKAFPVSWDQFHRDARALAWRLAGQGTWEAIVCITRGGLVPAAIVARELGIRVIETVCIASYDYKDQGTLAVLKEINPDLISKANGDGAGVLVIDDLVDTGRTAREVRSMLPKCHLATVYAKPMGRPLVDTFITEVSQDTWIYFPWDMGLTFQPPIGRGVSG is encoded by the coding sequence ATGACCCATCCCGGTCCAGACAAGGCCTTTCCCGTTTCCTGGGACCAGTTCCACCGCGACGCCCGCGCCCTCGCCTGGCGGCTCGCCGGCCAAGGCACGTGGGAAGCCATCGTCTGCATCACCCGCGGCGGCCTCGTACCGGCGGCGATCGTCGCCCGCGAGCTCGGCATCCGCGTCATCGAGACGGTCTGCATCGCCTCGTACGATTACAAGGACCAGGGCACGCTCGCGGTCCTGAAGGAGATCAACCCCGATCTCATCAGCAAGGCGAACGGCGACGGCGCCGGTGTTCTCGTCATCGACGACCTCGTCGATACCGGCCGCACCGCCCGCGAAGTGCGCTCGATGCTGCCGAAGTGCCACCTCGCGACGGTCTACGCCAAGCCGATGGGGCGTCCTCTTGTCGATACCTTCATCACCGAGGTCTCCCAGGACACCTGGATCTATTTCCCCTGGGACATGGGGCTGACCTTCCAGCCGCCGATCGGCCGCGGCGTCTCCGGCTGA
- a CDS encoding DMT family transporter produces MSLSSAPSCKTLPHAAAGAAAMSASKPVGPVGRAPTAPATRAAVWPLVVLFCLLWSAAFAVAKVGIADCPPLILLGTRFILAGAMMLGLAFMTGGFKGMRTRDFAVLAGLGLVNNALYLGLTWCGMATLSSGYTAVVVSAAPLLTAVLAAPLLGERLTWAKLGGLLLGMVGVAMVVRSRLGGGGEDPVGTLLVVGGLVSIAVGTVLFKRLDPRGSLWAINAVQSLSAGFATLPVGLAIEDVSAIRFTPALGLSFAALVVGASIAAYWLWFYLLRRVSATGASSLHFLMPPLGLLFGWLLLGEPVAAADLIGIVPIAVGIGLVTRAPSAPRAGH; encoded by the coding sequence ATGTCCCTCTCGTCCGCCCCGTCCTGCAAGACGCTTCCGCACGCTGCGGCGGGCGCCGCCGCGATGTCCGCCTCGAAGCCGGTCGGCCCCGTCGGGCGCGCGCCCACGGCGCCGGCGACGCGCGCCGCGGTGTGGCCGCTGGTGGTGCTGTTCTGCCTCCTGTGGAGCGCGGCGTTCGCGGTCGCCAAGGTCGGCATCGCCGATTGCCCGCCTCTGATCCTGCTCGGTACGCGCTTCATCCTCGCCGGGGCGATGATGCTCGGCCTCGCCTTCATGACCGGCGGCTTCAAGGGCATGCGGACGCGGGATTTCGCCGTGCTCGCGGGCCTCGGGCTCGTCAACAACGCGCTCTATCTCGGGCTGACCTGGTGCGGAATGGCGACGCTGTCGTCGGGCTATACGGCCGTCGTCGTCAGCGCCGCGCCGCTTCTCACCGCCGTCCTCGCCGCTCCCCTTCTCGGCGAGCGGCTGACCTGGGCGAAGCTCGGCGGCCTCCTCCTCGGCATGGTCGGGGTGGCGATGGTGGTGCGCTCGCGGCTCGGCGGCGGTGGGGAGGACCCCGTGGGCACGCTGCTCGTGGTCGGCGGCCTCGTCTCGATCGCTGTCGGCACGGTGCTGTTCAAGCGGCTCGACCCGCGCGGCAGCCTGTGGGCGATCAACGCGGTTCAATCGCTCTCGGCCGGCTTCGCCACCCTGCCGGTCGGCCTCGCGATCGAGGACGTCTCGGCGATCCGCTTCACGCCGGCGCTCGGCCTGTCGTTCGCCGCGCTCGTCGTCGGCGCCTCGATCGCGGCCTATTGGTTGTGGTTCTATCTGCTGCGGCGGGTGAGCGCGACGGGAGCCTCGTCGCTGCACTTCCTGATGCCGCCGCTCGGGCTTCTGTTCGGCTGGCTCCTGCTCGGCGAGCCGGTGGCCGCGGCCGACCTGATCGGCATCGTCCCGATCGCGGTCGGCATCGGCCTCGTCACCCGGGCGCCGTCGGCGCCCAGGGCCGGTCATTGA
- a CDS encoding LysR substrate-binding domain-containing protein has protein sequence MLDLDLLKSFVSVVDAGGFTRAGERVHRTQSTISQQIRKLEETVGKTLMLRDARRVELTEEGRKLAFYARRLLALEAEAREAVATPRTEVVRLGIPEDLAIGALTESVSAFARSQPHCRLEVRCGLSVELAAGAERGEFDVVLTKREPVGAPALAVWPERLVWITSARYPLQRTGVLPLVVFPQGCVYRARMIHALDAAGRDWRIAYESPNLLGIQAAISGGLGVALLEQRTLAPGLRILGPEDGMPDVAPAELALNLAPGAPPLARDLADILAAFCSEAVREAA, from the coding sequence ATGCTCGACCTCGATCTCCTCAAGAGCTTCGTGTCGGTGGTCGATGCCGGCGGCTTCACCCGCGCCGGCGAGCGGGTCCACCGCACCCAATCGACCATCAGCCAGCAGATCCGCAAGCTCGAGGAGACGGTCGGCAAGACCTTGATGCTCCGCGACGCGCGCCGGGTCGAGCTGACCGAAGAGGGCCGCAAGCTCGCCTTCTATGCCCGCCGGCTGCTCGCCTTGGAGGCCGAGGCCCGCGAGGCGGTCGCCACCCCGCGCACCGAGGTGGTGCGGCTCGGCATTCCCGAAGACCTCGCGATCGGCGCACTGACGGAATCCGTCTCGGCCTTCGCCCGGTCGCAGCCCCATTGCCGGCTCGAGGTGCGCTGCGGCCTCTCGGTCGAGCTCGCGGCCGGCGCCGAGCGGGGCGAGTTCGACGTCGTCCTGACCAAGCGGGAGCCGGTCGGCGCGCCGGCCTTGGCGGTGTGGCCGGAACGGCTCGTCTGGATCACCAGCGCCCGCTATCCCCTCCAAAGAACGGGCGTGCTGCCCCTCGTCGTGTTCCCCCAAGGCTGCGTCTACCGCGCGCGGATGATCCACGCTTTGGATGCGGCCGGCCGCGATTGGCGGATCGCCTACGAGAGCCCGAACCTCCTCGGCATCCAGGCCGCGATCTCCGGCGGGCTCGGCGTCGCGCTCCTCGAGCAGCGGACGCTGGCGCCCGGTCTGCGCATCCTCGGACCGGAAGACGGCATGCCCGACGTCGCGCCGGCCGAGCTCGCCCTCAATCTCGCCCCGGGTGCCCCACCCCTCGCCCGCGACCTCGCCGACATCCTCGCCGCCTTCTGCTCGGAGGCGGTGCGGGAAGCGGCCTGA
- a CDS encoding class I SAM-dependent methyltransferase, translating to MGRFESNVAHYVRNRPRYPTAFYTAIAERLGLDGTGRLLDLGCGPGFIAIGLAPHVGEAIGLDPEPAMLAAARDEAARAGVALRLIEARAEDVGPDLAPVRLATFGRSFHWMDPAATLAAMKRVIEPNGHLAFIRDRITDAPENNWHGPWERARKAFESPDDTGAVRRLSRLADRIGPALEGSPFRVEGEVSVLSTRTTNVDALVERALSMSTTSPAKLGARIDAFEAAIRVALAPFAGADGRLTEIASSDALIAVPR from the coding sequence ATGGGTCGGTTCGAGAGCAATGTCGCCCACTATGTCCGCAATCGCCCGCGCTATCCGACCGCCTTCTACACGGCGATCGCCGAGCGCCTCGGGCTCGACGGCACGGGCCGCCTCCTCGATCTCGGCTGCGGCCCCGGCTTCATCGCGATCGGGCTCGCGCCGCATGTCGGCGAGGCGATCGGCCTCGATCCGGAACCGGCCATGCTCGCCGCCGCCCGCGACGAGGCCGCGCGCGCCGGGGTGGCGCTGCGCCTGATCGAGGCCCGCGCGGAGGATGTGGGGCCCGATCTCGCCCCGGTTCGGCTGGCGACCTTCGGCCGCTCGTTCCATTGGATGGACCCAGCCGCCACCCTCGCCGCGATGAAGCGGGTGATCGAACCGAACGGCCACCTCGCCTTCATCCGCGACCGCATCACCGACGCCCCGGAGAACAACTGGCACGGCCCCTGGGAGCGCGCGCGCAAGGCGTTCGAGTCGCCCGACGATACAGGCGCCGTGCGCCGTCTCAGCCGGCTCGCCGATCGGATCGGGCCGGCCCTCGAGGGATCGCCGTTCCGCGTCGAGGGCGAGGTGTCCGTCCTGTCGACGCGGACGACCAATGTGGACGCCCTCGTCGAGCGCGCCCTGTCGATGTCGACCACCTCCCCGGCGAAGCTCGGCGCCCGCATCGACGCCTTCGAGGCGGCGATCCGCGTCGCCCTCGCGCCCTTCGCGGGAGCCGACGGACGGCTCACCGAGATCGCCTCCTCCGACGCGTTGATCGCCGTTCCGCGCTGA
- a CDS encoding RidA family protein, translating into MTIERIETGPRMSQAVVHGDTVYLAGQVAHEDVAGESVTEQTRSVLAQIEALLAAAGTDKSKLLSATIYLTDIATFSEMNAVWEAWVVPGATPARATVEARLAAPQYHVEIVVVAAR; encoded by the coding sequence ATGACGATCGAACGGATTGAGACCGGCCCCCGCATGAGCCAGGCCGTGGTTCATGGCGACACCGTCTATCTCGCGGGCCAGGTCGCCCACGAAGACGTGGCGGGCGAAAGCGTGACCGAGCAGACACGCTCCGTGCTGGCGCAGATCGAAGCGCTGCTCGCCGCCGCCGGCACCGACAAGTCGAAGCTCCTCTCGGCCACGATCTACCTGACCGACATCGCGACGTTCTCGGAGATGAACGCGGTGTGGGAAGCCTGGGTGGTGCCCGGCGCGACCCCGGCCCGCGCCACCGTCGAGGCCCGCCTCGCGGCCCCGCAATATCACGTCGAGATCGTCGTCGTCGCCGCGCGCTGA
- a CDS encoding flavin reductase family protein, with the protein MIPLPLSDVYRLLEPGPVVLLTTRHKGVANVMTMSWHMMVEFTPPLAACVVSSAGHSFTALRTTKECVIAIPSVELAPKVVAVGNCSGRDTDKFAAIGLTALPAETVGPPLVAECFANLECRVADTRLVNRYNLFVLEVVKAWRDPTQGDPKTLHHRGYGTFVVDGETIRLDSRMP; encoded by the coding sequence GTGATCCCGCTCCCTCTGTCCGACGTCTACCGCCTCCTCGAACCCGGCCCCGTCGTTCTCCTGACCACCCGCCACAAGGGCGTGGCGAACGTCATGACCATGTCCTGGCACATGATGGTGGAGTTCACCCCGCCGCTTGCCGCGTGCGTCGTCAGCAGCGCCGGCCATTCTTTCACCGCGCTGCGCACCACCAAGGAATGCGTGATAGCCATTCCGAGCGTCGAGCTCGCGCCGAAGGTCGTCGCGGTCGGCAATTGTTCCGGCCGGGACACCGACAAGTTCGCCGCGATCGGCCTGACGGCTCTGCCGGCGGAGACGGTCGGGCCGCCGCTCGTCGCCGAGTGCTTCGCGAACCTCGAATGCCGGGTCGCGGATACGCGGCTCGTCAACCGCTACAATCTGTTCGTCTTGGAAGTCGTGAAGGCGTGGCGCGATCCCACCCAGGGGGATCCGAAGACGCTGCATCACCGCGGCTACGGTACCTTCGTCGTCGACGGCGAGACGATCCGGCTCGACTCCCGGATGCCTTGA